The following are from one region of the Tachyglossus aculeatus isolate mTacAcu1 chromosome 13, mTacAcu1.pri, whole genome shotgun sequence genome:
- the ARL5B gene encoding ADP-ribosylation factor-like protein 5B: protein MGLLFAKLWNLFCNQEHKVIVVGLDNAGKTTILYQFLMNEVVHTSPTIGSNVEEIVVKNTHFLMWDIGGQESLRSSWNTYYSNTEFIILVVDSIDRERLSITREELYRMLAHEDLRKAAVLIFANKQDMKGCMSAAEISKSLTLSSIKDHPWHIQSCCALTGEGLCQGLEWMASRIDVR, encoded by the exons AACACAAAGTGATTGTCGTGGGCTTGGATAATGCAGGGAAGACCACCATCCTCTATCAGTT CCTAATGAATGAAGTGGTCCATACGTCCCCAACGATAGGGAGCAACGTCGAAGAAATCGTAGTAAAAAACACTCATTTTCTCATGTGGGATATCGGCGGGCAGGAATCGTTGCGGTCGTCGTGGAATACCTATTACTCCAACACGGAG TTCATCATTCTCGTGGTTGACAGCATTGACAGGGAGCGATTGTCCATCACACGAGAAGAGCTGTACAGAATGCTGGCCCACGAG GATTTACGGAAGGCCGCCGTGCTCATCTTTGCTAATAAGCAGGACATGAAGGGTTGTATGTCAGCGGCCGAGATCTCCAAGTCCCTCACCCTGAGTTCAATAAAGGACCACCCGTGGCACATTCAGTCGTGCTGCGCGCTAACAGGAGAAGG TTTATGCCAGGGTCTCGAGTGGATGGCTTCCCGGATTGACGTGAGATAA